The DNA segment GTCATACGCCTTTCGAGAACCCGCCGCGCTACGGCGGACCGGGTCCCACTCATGCAGGAGGTGATGCCCAGTGCGGCAAGCCAGCCCAGCGCACGATGCAGTCATCTGGCGACGACGAACATCCGGCGCCAGGCACCACTGCTTCCACGATAGCAAGCCGCCCGTCGCGAATCAACGCGATGTGCGGGGGGGCGGCGCTGGCCGGCGGGTCCCGGTGCCGCGCGGCCGACCGTCACCGGGGCTCAACGGCCCCCGCTGAGCAGCAGGACGAAGGCGTTGATGTCCGCGAAGTTCGCGGCCCCGTCGCCGTTGACGTCCCCGTTCAGCCGGATGCAGTCCGGGAACGCGTCCAGGTAGCCGTCCGGGTTGCTCATCAGCAGCACAAACGGGTTGATGTCGCCGAAACTGACCAGCCCGTCGCAGTTGACGTCGCCCGCGTGCCATTCGCAGGGATCCGGGACGAGGTTGCCGTTGTCATCCGGATACCAGCCGTAGAGAATCTCGCATTCGTCGGGGGTGCCGTTCGCGTTGCAGTCGCCGCTGGTGCCGGCCGCCACGTCGCACTCGTCGGGCACGCCGTTCTCGTTGCAGTCCACGCTCCAGCCTTCGTAGATGTCGCATTCGTCCAGCCGCCCATCGGCGTTGCAGTCGCTGCACCACGCGCTGCCGTCGCAGTTGGCGATGTCCTGGTAGTCGGCCACGCCGTTCGCATTGCAGTCCGGGTCGTCCAGGAAGTCGAAGTACATCGTCGCCGCCGATTCGCTGATCGACGAGATGTACAGCCCCGACGACTCCCCGCTCCACCAGTTGGTGTTCGGGTTCGTGTCGGGCGTGCACTGCGTGTACGTCGGCGCCGCCCACAGGTCGGTGCTGTCGCCGTAGTTGCGGTAGCGCTCAAGGTCCCACGCGCCGTCCGCCTGTACCAGTGTGACCTTGTAGTGCAGCGTCGGCGTCTGCTGCTGGTTATTGTTGCTGCCCTGCGTATCGACGTGCCAGATAGCCAGACCGGCGTCGGGCAGACCGGCGTCGCGGCCCAGGCGCTGCCGGTTCTCGATCAGGTAGTACTCGTTGCTCAGCGTCGGGTGCGGGTACTTATAAATCGTGCTGCTGCCGTACTCGGCCGGCAAACCCGTCACCGGCGTGCTTAGCAGCACCGTGTCCGTCCAGCCCGCGATCATCTTCATGTACGCGCAGGGCTCACACGGGTTCGTATCGGTCGTGCCGTAGCACATCAGGCAGAACTGGCCGACGCCCGACGAGTCGTAGTCGTAGTCGTACAGGTCCGGCCAGCCCATCAGCATGTGCCCGTTCTCGTGGCAGAACGTCGCCAACCGCAAGGCGCTTTGCATGTCGGTCATCTGGTAGCGCTGGGTGCAGACGCCATCGGCGCAGTAGCTCAGCCAGCCCGCGTGCGGCCAGAGGCCCTTGGCCCAGGCGCTGTTGCTGTAGCCGGCGTAGAAGCAGTTCAGCGCGTCCACGACGCCGTTGCCGTCGGCGTCGTAGGCGCTGAAGTCGAAGCCGGAGTTCTCCAGCGCGTTGAGCGCCTCGACGATCAGCTCGCGCGCCCGCTGGCCGTACTGGACGTTGGGGTCGTTGTAATACGTCTTGGGATGGAGCGCGCGGTAATACGCCGCCGGCACGAAGTTCGTGTATGTCAGCAGCCCGTTGGACACATCGTAGAAATAGTCGCGGACCGAGCCGTTGTTGCCGTTCAGGTTGTAGCCAACCTGGTTGCAAAAGTTGTTGACCGTCGCGGGCGGGATCGTGCCCACGTCATCCGAGAAGTCAATAATCAGGCAAATCCCCTGCACGCTGCCGGTCGTTGGGCCGCGCATGTCCGCCCGCTGCGCCGGGGGCGCCCATGGCCCCTCGGCCTGCAGGCGCTCGAAGGCCTCGCGCGCCGCCCGGGCCTGCGCTGCGACCGCCTCCGCCGTGATACGGACGTGCGGCACCAGCCCCAGCGCCGCCGGCGAGACCGTCCCCACGACTACGCCGGTCGAAACGAGCGAACTGGCGTCGTCCGCGAGGATGGCGTAGCAGATGTACTGGGTGTCCGGATCGCGCACGAGCGTGTAGCCGTCCAGCGACTCGACGACGGTGTAGAACTCATCGCCCCAGATGCGCACCTGGAGCGTGGTGCCGTCCGGTTGGCGCAGCGGCAAAACCTTCCCCAGCACGACATCGGCGCGGGCCGCCGGGGCGAACGCCGCCAGCACCACCAGGCTCAGCAGAGTCGAACGGACCACACGGGCAAACAACATCAGACAGCCTCCTCGGCAGGCGCATAGAGCAACCTGGGCGGGCGGGGCGAAACTGTCGCCCGCCGGGGCATCGACTTGGCCACCGCCCACGTCGCCGACCTGATCAATAGTAGCACCCTGGCCACGGGACCCCCAAGCTCCCCGCAGTCAAAACCCTCCCGGCGTTCCGATAACGCGAATCGGCCCCGGTCCGGCGTCCCGAGCTCCATCACGACGGCCCGCTGGTCAGCAGTGTCACGAACGGGTTGATATCGCCAAAACCGAAATCCCCGTCGCCGTCAATATCACGGTTCGCGAGCGGGCAGTCCGGGTACAGCTCGGCGTAGAGCGGCGGATTGCTCAGCGCCAACACGAACGGATTGATGTCGCCAAAACCCACCACACCGTCGCAGTTCAGATCGCCCACGAGCACGGGCACCGGCACGTACACCTGCCCCTGGACCGTGCCGTAGACATGCAGCGTAGCCAACGTGGGGTTGTTCGGGTCGAGCGGCGACGTCATGTCCAGTTGCGTCATCAGCGTCACGACGCGGTCTTGGCTGGTCACCTGCCCGTCGAACTGGTCCATGGTTTGCGTGCCGCCGTTGGCCAGGTCCAGCGTGGCGCTGCACGGAAGACCCGCGCCCTGCAACGCGATGCACGGGATCCCCGCGGCAGAGTAGGTCACCGTGCCCGTGGAATCCGCCGGCACATTGGCGAACGCGAAACCGCCCGCCACTACCGCCACCGGGCCCAGCGGCGTTTCCGGATGCGCGTAGTGCACCGCCAGGCCGGACGAGTCGGCGGTAAAGCTGCCGAGGAAGCCCCAACTGAGGTACCAGTGCATGCTTTCATCGAGTTGCAGGTCAAAGTCGTGCAGCGTGATCTGCGTGGGGCTCGCGATGGCGTCGAGGTCAATCCGCACCGTGCCGCTCACCGGCGACGAATCGGTGGTGCACGATCCCGAGATGCAGAGCTCGAAATTCAGTACCGACTGGCTCGGATTCACCGGCACGTCGAACGGCGCCGCCCAGGCCGTGGTCAGGAACAGGGCACCGCTCATCACAAGGGCAGTTGATCGAAACATGGTTTGCGCTCCTCTCCGATCTTTGGTTCCGCACCACACCGGGCATGGGCCGCCGATGGGCACCCATATTCTAACACAATTCCGACAGACGCCTCAGGGCGTGCCGCTCAGCAGCGTCACGAACGGGTTGATGTCGCCAAAGCCGACGCTCCCGTCCCCGTTGATATCCGCCAGATTCCGGTCACAGCCAGGGAACTGCTGCGTATACGCGACCTCGTTCGCCAGGGCCAGCACGAACGCGTTGATATCGGCGAAGTCCACCGCCCCGCTGCAATCCAGGTCACCGACGAGCCCGGTGACGCGCAGCCGCCAGGTCACAATTCCGTTGCCAATCGCGTTCGTCGCGCGGATGCTGACCGTGTACGGCGTCGCCGCGTAGCGCGGGCGCGTCCAACTGACCACGCCGGTGGAATGATCAACCTGCATCCCGTCCGGCCCGGCGTCCAGCGACCAGTTCAGGATCGGATTCATGCAGGGTGCATCGACGAGCTGCGGCGTTGGTCCGGTATAGGGCAGCGTGTGCGGCGTCAGTTGGTCCGCGATTGGCTGGATGCGCGGTACGCCCTGATCGACGCCCAGGAACAGGAATTTCGTGGTTGTGCCCGAGCTGTTCGTGGCCCGGACGATGAGCGTGTAGAGAAAGGCGGAGCGAACCGGGTTCAGCCACGAGATCACGCCCGTATTCGGATTGATCATCATCCCCGGCTCCGGGTTGTCCAGGCTCCAGGTGATGGGGGCCATATTGAGCGGGTGCGTGACGGTCGGCGTCGGGCCGGTGAATGGCTCGCCGCAGCGCGCGATGACTTGCCCAAGCTCGTTCATGACGGGCGCCAGCCGGGCAATCGTGAGCGGGCTGCAATAGCAGTGCGTGTTGTTGTCCTCGTATTCCTCGGCCACCTCGTCCAGGTCGTCGAAGATCGAGCCCACGTAGTACGTGCCCGCGGCGATGTCCGCCGGCATGTCCGCGTCCACGTCAACTTCGAACCCGTCGCCATACGCCAGGTCCCAGCGCAGATCGCCAAGGGACGTGTCGCCGGTGTCGATCACCGCGTCGGTCGAGAGGTAGAAACCTTGCCGGACGTTGAACACGTTGGCGTTGCCGTAGTTCTCGATCACCGAGCGCAGCGTCAGCACCTGCCCGGGGTAGATGCTGGTCGGCGTGAACGTCGCGGGCATGGCCTTGCCGACGATCGCGCTGCTGGCGAAGCCCGGGTTCGCCAGGTCGACTACCGTCTGGCTCTGTCCCGAATGCGGATACAGAAAGCGTGTGCCGTTGCGGTCGTCGGCGTGGACTTCAACAATCCCCTGGTCGCCGATCGAGCCGCCCGCCGGGTAGCGCGGGTTCATCGTGCCGATGAACCACGCCGTGCCCGCCGGCTCCGTTCCGATGGGATCGTGTCCCAGGCCCAGTGCGTGCCCCAGTTCATGCGTCGCCACGAGGTAGAAGGAGTAGCCGTACAACGTCGGATTGGCGACGGCTTCGCAGCTCGGGTTGGTGTCGAGCGACCAGCCGGCGCCCGCCGGGTAGTCGGAAAACACCATGTCCATGTCGTACCACTCGGCGCCGTAGTTGACCATGTAGGTCACGGCAAGCACGCCCGGATCGAGTTCGTTCGCATCGACCGCCGTCGTGTCGCAGTAGCCGTCATAGGGGTCAATCACGGGATCGAAACTGAGGTTCTGGTAGTAGTAGTGGAAATCCCCCGACGGCACCAGTACCCACAGCCCCATCGCCGCACGATACAGCACATCCGTGTCGCTACCCGGCGGAAACGTCGAGGCGGACAGGTACCTGAGACTCAAGTTGTTCGCCCAGGTGACGA comes from the Phycisphaerae bacterium genome and includes:
- a CDS encoding M6 family metalloprotease domain-containing protein, translated to MLFARVVRSTLLSLVVLAAFAPAARADVVLGKVLPLRQPDGTTLQVRIWGDEFYTVVESLDGYTLVRDPDTQYICYAILADDASSLVSTGVVVGTVSPAALGLVPHVRITAEAVAAQARAAREAFERLQAEGPWAPPAQRADMRGPTTGSVQGICLIIDFSDDVGTIPPATVNNFCNQVGYNLNGNNGSVRDYFYDVSNGLLTYTNFVPAAYYRALHPKTYYNDPNVQYGQRARELIVEALNALENSGFDFSAYDADGNGVVDALNCFYAGYSNSAWAKGLWPHAGWLSYCADGVCTQRYQMTDMQSALRLATFCHENGHMLMGWPDLYDYDYDSSGVGQFCLMCYGTTDTNPCEPCAYMKMIAGWTDTVLLSTPVTGLPAEYGSSTIYKYPHPTLSNEYYLIENRQRLGRDAGLPDAGLAIWHVDTQGSNNNQQQTPTLHYKVTLVQADGAWDLERYRNYGDSTDLWAAPTYTQCTPDTNPNTNWWSGESSGLYISSISESAATMYFDFLDDPDCNANGVADYQDIANCDGSAWCSDCNADGRLDECDIYEGWSVDCNENGVPDECDVAAGTSGDCNANGTPDECEILYGWYPDDNGNLVPDPCEWHAGDVNCDGLVSFGDINPFVLLMSNPDGYLDAFPDCIRLNGDVNGDGAANFADINAFVLLLSGGR